AATACTGGCCCCCATTTTCTTCAAGTTCCGGGACATATCCTCTGGATTCACCACCAGAGACGCGTAGAAATAGCTGAAGAAGAGGATTAAGAGTAAGTAGAGGGTGATATAGAGCCAGGAGGTTGTATCGAAATAGGTATTGACAAACTCTACGAAAGCAGGATTAGAAATATACTGACTCAAGGACAGGGGCAATACCAACACTGCTGAGGCAAAGATAATCGGCATTACGCCCCCTTGATTCAGGCGCAATGGCAAGTAGTTACTCTGCTCTAAATACAACTTACGACCAACTTGGCGACGAGCCGAAATGATGGGAATTCTCCGCGTTCCCTCCTGCACGAACACAATGCCCACGATCATCGCCAGGAACACCAACAGCAGAATAATCACACCGCCTACCAAACTCCGATCCCCACTCTGGGCCAGTTCTATAGTCTGGCCCAGGGAGCGGGGTAGAGTCGAGACAATATTGATGAAAATGAGCAGTGACGCTCCATTGCCAATGCCACGCTCCGTGATCAGCTCACCCACCCACATGACAAACATAGAGCCTGCGGTTAGGGCAATCACCGTCTGCAGCACAAAAACAGGGCCCGGCTGCTCGGCAAAGGGCATCAACAAGAACAGCGATAACAGCGTGCTCTGCAAGACTGCCCAGCCTAAGGCAACATAGCGAGTAATCTGAGAAATTTTACGACGGCCGGCTTCGCCCTCATTCTTCTGTAGGTCTTCTAGCGCTGGCAGCGCCGCCGTGAGCAGCTGCATGATGATCGAGGCATTGATATAGGGCAGGATCCCTAAAGCAAAAATACCTAGGGCCGAGAGGCCGCCGCCCACAAAGATATCAATGAACCCGATGAATCCGCCTAGTCCCCCCCCCTGAATAGCCTCGGAAAAGGCAGCTCGGTCGATGCCGGGAACTGGGATAAACACCCCTAGACGCACCAATACCAGCAACCCTAGGGTTACCAGTACGCGACCCCTGAGCCCAGCCGCCTGAGCCATTTGCATAAAAGTTTCCTGGGCACTCGGGGCTTTGCCTCGACTGACAATCATGCGTAAATTCCTCTAGGCTTGACTATTACAGCCAACATAACTCACTCCTACAATTGGCTCTGCCTGACGTCAAGCAATGCTATCTGCCTTAGAGCCCTCTCGCCTCAGTTAACCACTTCACACTGGCCACCCGCTGCCTCAATTTTAGCTTGAGCGCTGCGGGAGAACGCTGCTGCTTTAACTGTCAATGCCTGATCAATCTCTCCATCTCCTAGCACCTTCAGAGGACCATTATTGGCCGTTAAGATCCCAGCCTCCATCAAAGACTCCAGAGTAACCTCAGCCCCAGCCTCCAAGCTAGCTAATTGCTTTAGGTTAATCAGGGTATATTTGGCAGGGTTCACCCGGGGAAAATGCTTTAGCTTAGGAATCCGGCGATAAAGGGGAAGTTGGCCCCCTTCAAATCCGGGTCGAGTTCCTCGACCTGAGCGAGACTTTTGACCCCGCATGCCAAACCCACCACTAGCTCCTTGCCCGGCTGCAATTCCCCGCCCTATACGGCGACGGCGACGTTTGGACCCTGCCTTTGCTCGTACATCATTTAGTCTCATAGCTGCTCTCTCAACTTAGGTCTAGTCATCATTACGAGTAGAGCTGTTCTACCGAAACATCTCGCTCTTCAGCAACATCTCCTAGAGTTCGTAGGGCAGCTAGGGCGTTGGCTGCAGCGCGAGCATTATTTAGGGGATTATCCGATCCTAGCTGCTTAGCGAGGACATTACGAACCCCCGCCAGCTCTAACACGGTGCGCACGGCTCCACCGGCAATCACCCCAGTACCTGGACCAGCAGGACGCATAAAAACCTTAGCGCCACCACCCGCTCCGGTGGAGGGATGGGGGATAGAATAGGATTTGGTTAGTGGCACATCGACAAGATGTTTCTTGCCATCAGCGACCCCTTTCTTGACCGCACCAATAACATCGCCGGCCTTGCCAACGCCAACGCCAACTTGACCACGCTCATTCCCAACGACAACAATGGCTCGGAAACTAAGTTTTTTACCACCTTTAACGACTTTGGTCACTCGGCGGATTTGAACGACGCGCTCTTGCCAGTCGGTGTCTTTCTCGCGGTTTCGTGTGCCTTTACGACGATTTGCTGCCATTTCTCTTTGCCTTTATACGCCATTTAGGTCTAGATATAGCTCTGACCGATTTCGACTGCCCCACAGCCTAGGCTTAGTTAGAGTTTCACCTAGAAAAATCTTAGACCGCCGAAGCTAACCCTGGTCTAGCTCTTTAGAAGTTAAGCCCAGCATCTCGAGCAGCATTAGCCAGAGCGGCAATACGACCGTGATATATCTTGCCTCCCCGATCAAATACAACCCGAGAGATGCCCTGTTGTAGTGCTCGCTCGGCAACCAACTGTCCCACTTTAGCGGAGGCTTCCTGGGTGGCAGAGGCATGAGCCTGACGCAGCTCTGACTCCAATGTGGAGGCAGCTGCCAGTGTATGCTGGCGCGTGTCGTCAATAACTTGCGCGTAGATATGTTGGTTAGAACGATATATCGATAATCGGGGCCGCTCTGGAGTACCGAAGACTTTCCGCCGAATCCGAGCGTGCCGACGCCGGGTGAGTGATTTGCGACTGAGTTTCATAGCCTATTTCTTCCCTGCCTTACCAGCTTTGCGTTTGACGTACTCGCCAGCGTAGCGGATGCCCTTGCCCTTGTAAGGCTCTGGTGGCCGCACCCCCCGAACCCGAGCAGCGACATTACCGACGATTTCCTTATCGATGCCACTGATGATGACATTAGTGTTGTTCTCAACAGCAAATTGAATCCCCTGAGGAGGCGCAATCGTAACAGGGTTGCTGTATCCAACACTCATGGTCAGATTACTTCCCTGAATTTGAGCCCGGTAGCCAACTCCCTGAATTTCTAATCGCTTCTGAAAACCTTGGGAAACCCCTTCTACCATGTTGGCCACGAGGGTACGACAGAGACCATGACGCTCCCGACAACGACGCGACTCATCACGACGCGTTACCACTAAGACATCACCATCTTGCTCAACGATGACCTCTGGCGGCAGGGTGCGAGAGAGTTCCCCTTTGGGACCCTTCACACTAACAGTCTGACCGTCAAGGGTGACAGTTACTTTAGCGGGAATAGGGATAGGACGTTTTCCAATGCGAGACATAGCCGTCAATGCTCCTCGTGCATAACTTAAAGCGTGATTGATAGGGCACAGATCCTACCAGATGTAGC
This portion of the Halomicronema hongdechloris C2206 genome encodes:
- the secY gene encoding preprotein translocase subunit SecY; amino-acid sequence: MIVSRGKAPSAQETFMQMAQAAGLRGRVLVTLGLLVLVRLGVFIPVPGIDRAAFSEAIQGGGLGGFIGFIDIFVGGGLSALGIFALGILPYINASIIMQLLTAALPALEDLQKNEGEAGRRKISQITRYVALGWAVLQSTLLSLFLLMPFAEQPGPVFVLQTVIALTAGSMFVMWVGELITERGIGNGASLLIFINIVSTLPRSLGQTIELAQSGDRSLVGGVIILLLVFLAMIVGIVFVQEGTRRIPIISARRQVGRKLYLEQSNYLPLRLNQGGVMPIIFASAVLVLPLSLSQYISNPAFVEFVNTYFDTTSWLYITLYLLLILFFSYFYASLVVNPEDMSRNLKKMGASIPGIRPGKATTEYIGRVLNRLTFLGAIFLGLVAVIPSAVESATRVQTFRGLGATSLLILVGVAIDTAKQIQTYVISQRYEGMVKQ
- the rplO gene encoding 50S ribosomal protein L15 — its product is MRLNDVRAKAGSKRRRRRIGRGIAAGQGASGGFGMRGQKSRSGRGTRPGFEGGQLPLYRRIPKLKHFPRVNPAKYTLINLKQLASLEAGAEVTLESLMEAGILTANNGPLKVLGDGEIDQALTVKAAAFSRSAQAKIEAAGGQCEVVN
- the rpsE gene encoding 30S ribosomal protein S5 codes for the protein MAANRRKGTRNREKDTDWQERVVQIRRVTKVVKGGKKLSFRAIVVVGNERGQVGVGVGKAGDVIGAVKKGVADGKKHLVDVPLTKSYSIPHPSTGAGGGAKVFMRPAGPGTGVIAGGAVRTVLELAGVRNVLAKQLGSDNPLNNARAAANALAALRTLGDVAEERDVSVEQLYS
- the rplR gene encoding 50S ribosomal protein L18 produces the protein MKLSRKSLTRRRHARIRRKVFGTPERPRLSIYRSNQHIYAQVIDDTRQHTLAAASTLESELRQAHASATQEASAKVGQLVAERALQQGISRVVFDRGGKIYHGRIAALANAARDAGLNF
- the rplF gene encoding 50S ribosomal protein L6, whose product is MSRIGKRPIPIPAKVTVTLDGQTVSVKGPKGELSRTLPPEVIVEQDGDVLVVTRRDESRRCRERHGLCRTLVANMVEGVSQGFQKRLEIQGVGYRAQIQGSNLTMSVGYSNPVTIAPPQGIQFAVENNTNVIISGIDKEIVGNVAARVRGVRPPEPYKGKGIRYAGEYVKRKAGKAGKK